One genomic region from Anguilla rostrata isolate EN2019 chromosome 2, ASM1855537v3, whole genome shotgun sequence encodes:
- the rab40b gene encoding ras-related protein Rab-40B, which yields MTHRSSPAKAYDFLLKFLLVGDSDVGKGEILASLQDGASESPYGYNMGIDYKTTTILLDGRRVKLQLWDTSGQGRFCTIFRSYSRGAQGVILVYDITNRWSFDGIDRWIKEIDEHAPGVPKILVGNRLHLAYKRQVSTEQAQVYAERLGVTFFEVSPLCNFNITESFTELARIVLLRHGMERLWRPNKVLSLQDLCCRSIVSCTPVHLVEKLPLPFALKSHLKSFSMANGLNTRMMQGRSYSVTANSANKRNSLKKSKLIRPPQSPSQSCARNSCKIS from the exons ATGACCCACAGAAGTAGCCCCGCAAAGGCTTACGATTTTCTGCTTAAGTTTCTGCTGGTTGGGGACAGTGATGTTGGGAAGGGGGAGATCTTGGCAAGTCTTCAGGATGGAGCCAGTGAATCACCATACGGATACAACATGG GAATCGATTACAAGACAACCACCATTCTGCTTGATGGACGGAGGGTCAAACTACAACTCTG GGACACGTCTGGCCAAGGCAGATTCTGCACCATATTTCGGTCTTACTCCAGAGGAGCACAG GGTGTAATCCTGGTATATGACATCACCAACCGCTGGTCCTTTGATGGCATCGACAGATGGATCAAAGAGATTGATGAG CATGCCCCAGGTGTGCCCAAGATCCTGGTGGGGAACCGGCTGCACCTGGCGTACAAGCGGCAGGTGAGCACGGAGCAGGCGCAGGTGTACGCCGAGCGACTCGGCGTCACCTTCTTTGAGGTCAGCCCTCTCTGCAACTTCAACATCACCGAGTCCTTCACAGAGCTGGCCCGCATCGTCCTGCTGCGCCACGGCATGGAGCGGCTCTGGAGGCCCAACAAAG TTTTGAGTCTGCAGGACCTGTGCTGCCGCTCCATAGTGTCCTGCACGCCAGTTCACTTGGTGGAAAAACTTCCCCTCCCCTTTGCCTTAAAGAGCCACCTGAAGTCCTTCTCAATGGCCAACGGATTGAATACCAGGATGATGCAGGGACGCTCATATTCTGTCACTGCCAACAGCGCCAACAAGAGGAACAGCCTGAAGAAATCCAAATTAATCCGCCCCCCTCAGAGCCCCTCTCAGAGCTGCGCCAGGAACAGCTGCAAGATATCTTAG